A genomic stretch from Mobula hypostoma unplaced genomic scaffold, sMobHyp1.1 scaffold_56, whole genome shotgun sequence includes:
- the LOC134342279 gene encoding zinc finger protein 239-like — translation ERPFTCSVCGKGFTCSSNLKVHQRVHTGERPFTCSDCGKGFTCSSELLRHQSVHTGERPFTCSECGKGFIQSYQLLRHQSVHTGERPLTCSVCGKRFPLSSQLRRHQSVHTGERPFTCSDCGKGFTQSSDLKIHQRVHTGERPFTCSDCGKTFTSSSQLKVHQRVHTGERPFTCSLCGKGFSLSSQLLRHQSVHTGEWPFTCSDCGKGFTFSSQLLRHQSVHTGERPFTCSDCGKRFTTSSQLKVHRRVHTGERLFTCSDCGKGFSLSSQLLRHQSVHTREWPLTCTVCGKGFTFSSLLRRHLSVHTGKRPFTCSECGKGSTSSSQLKGHQRVHTGERPITCSDFGRRFSQPNQSNVRH, via the coding sequence gagaggccatttacctgctcagtctgtgggaagggattcacttgctcatctaacctgaaggtacatcagagagttcacactggagagaggccgttcacctgctcagactgtggtaagggattcacttgctcatctgaactactgagacaccagtcagttcacacaggggagaggccattcacttgctcagaatgtgggaagggattcattcagtcatATCAGCtgctgagacaccagtcagttcatacCGGGGAGAGGCCATTAACATGTTCAGTCTGTGGGAAAAGATTCCCTTTGTCATCTCAACTacggagacaccagtcagttcacactggggagaggccgttcacctgctcagactgtgggaagggattcactcagtcatccgatCTGAaaatacatcagcgagttcacacaggggagaggccgttcacgtgctcagactgtgggaaaacattcacttcgtcatctcaacttaaggtacatcagcgagttcacactggggagaggccattcacctgctcactctgtgggaagggattcagtttGTCATCTCaactactgagacaccagtcagttcatactggggagtggccattcacctgctcagactgtgggaagggattcactttttCATCTCaactactgagacaccagtcagttcacacaggggagaggccattcacctgctcagactgtgggaaaagaTTCACTACGTCATCACAACTTAAGGTACAtcggcgagttcacactggggagaggctattcacttgctcagactgtgggaagggattcagtttGTCATCTCaactactgagacaccagtcagttcatacCAGGGAGTGGCCATTAACCTGcacagtctgtgggaagggattcactttttCATCTCTACTACGGAGACAcctgtcagttcacactgggaagaggccattcacctgctcagagtgtGGAAAAGGATCCACTTCGTCATCTCAACTTAAgggacatcagcgagttcacacaggaGAGAGGCCGATCACCTGCTCAGACTTTGGAAGGAGATTCTCTCAGCCAAATCAATCAAATGTGCGtcattga